In Diorhabda sublineata isolate icDioSubl1.1 chromosome 2, icDioSubl1.1, whole genome shotgun sequence, the sequence CTCTGTTACTTTTAGCTCTTTTTCAGCTAAGAAACGCCGCTCGACAACAGTTGGTTAAAACTAATGCGACGAATACACTTAAGGCATTTCCTAAAACTGACTTCCAAGTCTGTTAATACTACTGGAACCATGTTATTCAATTAAATGGGGACTACTTTGACGGATGTTAGTCACCGCAcgataaagaataaaaataaaaccagttCATGAAGAGAGAGATGTGAAGATACTTTTGAGACAAACATCATAtaggaaaacatttttattttactataatgTGAAAATTTACTCGACACAATATTCAAAGTATAAAGTTAAGATTGTCggaaatatttccaattaataATTTCTGAAGTTTAAATTTAGATCTAAGATATTTCAAGCAAAGTAATCATATACAAAGATATGACAAGgttaatgaattattattgattcataAACTTACCTGAATGGTGATACGCTATACCATATTGTACAGAAATCGATAAAATATCACACAGTTTTCCACTTTCATCTTTTAGGGCATGTAACAGTTGTtgcttttcttcttttttgtactttttgagATCCCTTAAAATATGAGACAATGTATTAATTtagtgtaaaaaatataaattagtagTATAACAAATGCAGCATTTGTTGTAATGATGAATCAAAAATATAGACTGAGCTACAGCAAATAGTCCTCCCTATATGTGGCAGTATTCACTGAATTTTAGAGAATATGCTGGAAACACAtcgtttttgttcatattttaacatttgttCAAAATCTAATCAATAGCCCACTCTgaataaattaatgtttaattatttgaaCCCCAGTTACACATAATATGCAAGTGATGCAAAATCAAAGTTATTTTAAGATTatagtaaatagaaaaaattatattatatataactcATCACTCGATaggtcgtgtgactaactaagaaaacaacattttttgctaaaaatcgatttgattcatcattgtaatctccttcaaaacCAATATAATTATTCCAACGCTTCCCTTACTTCTTGATGttgtgcttgtagaaggatttgtttTTGCcttaaaataggcttcagtttcagtaaTTGCTTCTTTATATCAGCTGAATTTCTTcgcggcgagcatttttttaagATCAGTGGACACTTGGGGCCAGATCTCGGAGATgaagaagcaattcgaagtgtaattcgtttaATTCGTACATCGTTGcgatcgacttgtgaatcgttGCATTATCTTGGCGACACAGTGGTTTTTTTTCAACACATGAGACCGTTTtgccttgatttttgcattcaaacaatCCAGCAACTCTAtatagtattcgctattgattgtctgtCCTATTTGGATATAGTCAATgaacaatattgataatgatcgttttgattaTGGAGTGAAGTGACGGATCTATGTTTTATCCattatcgacgcaaaaaatctgatttattacgtgtaaacatggccaaacactgctctgaatcatcaacatgTTGTTGTTCtcgatcgactgtgagtaaacgcggcaccaactttgaaaaaagcttccTCATGGTcgaatgttcatgcataattgtaaaggCAGTGCTTTCTGATAACTTTATGGCCTCAGGTATCCTACGCAATTTTAATTTACGAatagatataatcaatttttggactttcttgatgttttctgaagtaaccacctcaattgtaCGAACAGAACTTTCACCATCATCGCTGTCTTTACAACCACGtgtaaattcagcaaaccaataacaataacaattgGTTCTTGTTGATTGAGCACAGTCTGGATAATACTATCGAAGCCGATGCTGAGcttttacagtatttcttttatcaagaagcaatgctaaattaacacacaaaactgttttgaaaataacaaaagtagcttcagttaaatggctgtcacttttttctgattaatcgaaatgtcatgagaTTTTatacatagtcttttgaaagttggtacttcataaacgttaTAAGGATTTGATAATGTCGGcgtcatctgtgtgtcagtcacacgacttattagGTGATGTTATACTTGCTTGATCATATCTCGTTTTGTGCAACTTAATGCTATCATTTATGTTTATTACGATTTACAAGATTTTACTATTTgtccatttttgaaaaatatctgaaaacaGTGATCcataatttcaaagttttaaaaaattcttagaaaaatttattcactaGAATCTGagcaataacaaaaaactatcaccaatttataattttcaatttaaaaagattaataagttcattgatataaaaattaattaaactgaTATGTATGTctcttatattttgaaaattaaaaaggaaACATCACTTACGGTTTACAAATTTTGCATAATAAATTAGCTACATTTTCGCAATTCTTCTTGGATGCACAAAACACGAGACATGACCCATTTGGAATAACTTCCATTACTAAACCACCCAAAAAATCTGGATCTAACTTCAAAATCGATTCagaatactaaaaataaactgaaaataaattcaaatccGACATTACATTGTActtgatgaattattttatctgttgcttcattttaaaaatatttaacctAAATAACTCTATTTGTCTGTATTTAAATTAATCTATGAAGTTTCCACAGTTGCTTAATCATAGATCAAATGagtaatcaacaaaaaatttgatcatgTAGTTGTCATTGattaaactaatattttaagTTTGTACAATACTCCTACGGTTCATTGACACTTTAAGACATCTGCCAGCTTCAGTTTAGATAAGTCTTTCAATTCAATCCAGTACACctaaatgatattttaatattcaaacaatttctTGTTATCTTGTATGTTTGATAGAATTTACTGAGACATGTAAGATCTATTGTGCCCTCCATCTCTACTCGTTTCTGAGGATTGTCTCTGAAACTAGTCAGTCAGATTTTTTATTCCACATCCTTTAATAGATTTAACATTCGCCAGGTTTATTATAGGTAAGTTTagttgtttatttaatattaagttTTTCCACCAGAGTTTCTTGATGTATCCATTCAGGCTGTAATGTGTTGTCCCAGTAGtccaatattttcttcatttattattgatctatttatttatttcaatattctgGTTCGAAAGAGTTCTCGTCTTCAAAATGGGTGTTTCGGCCCTTCGTTTGATAGTTCAATTCCTCCAGTATGCCCTTATACCCACTAAAGGTTAAAGTATTTCTGCCTATTTCGCTAAGCATGCCCAAGCATTCCAAAACCACTCTGGAACATATTACAGAAGAGCTTCGTACTTTAATGGTTGTTTGGCTATCAGACACCatttttatttctctgtttTCCGTATTTCTAATTGTTATTATTGAACTGGATACATTTCCGATGGTATAAATTTCGGCTTGTAATATGCTtggatatttatttaaactttcaGTGTTTTATTTCGGGCCCTTACATTAGTATTCCAGTTTGTTTCtgaccatttataaaaaatttaatgattttgtttCCCCATTGTAACATGTAATAtccaaacattttgaatattcctttgttcacgtattgtggcacagtagtcacttcttatttatttattcaaacattcgaatttttgaagaaattaatttgttatcgacctcccactccCTACACTTTAAATCAGTAAagtaaattttactaaatttgtggtgattttattttttgtaatcgctggtaagtttttctttactttttttattgggctcacaaaaattccagttatcttTATAGATTTCCTTCTGTTTTGAGCAAATTTTGTAATAGTCTAGGTATAAAATcctattttctatttgtttggggaacagaacgaatagaatagaacatatttatatttaaaaaatataaattcagatttttctgatatgttagagcataagctccttttgttcaaatttattctttctactcgttctttcttcaataatttccatATGTGTTCCCGTTTCTTgcctcattttattttttcccgcAGTTCTACAGACGCCAGGCTGGAGTTTCAACCACACAAAAAGGACTCAACCGGTACACCACacaaacaaattcaactcaactccaacaactgggaattcagttgagggTTGCAACCATCCTGGATTTCAATAGATAAGTCCCAgtcttagcaataaatattaatttggataatagTGTCCAGGGATAGTTtctagtttatttaatttttatttttaatttaattaataaggTGTTTCCAGTTTTCcgactttttttattaatttttaacgtcaTTTGTGCAAAAGCTAGTGGCgtcaaatttaatatcaattgttcaccccatctgagtaccagtttttatatagaatatagaatatcacttcctgaggaagagtCTTCTGCCGGGGAAGTCATGGTTATACTCTATTAATGGTATTTCAATTTCTCTCCTTTTTATTACTGTATTTTGTGTTAAATTCCTTTGGAAAGCTTTTAGATTTGTCCTGTTGCAAGATTCCTATTCACTGGAAAGCGAGAAGGGAGTTTTTCCGTAAAATTGTTTCGTGACTCATTATTTTTGATCCATTTTCTATTACTATTCAAGTAATAGCTCCTCAAGTGATGAAAGGTCTCTTGATTTTATGAACGGTTACATGATTATAATCGACAATATGTTTTggattgttaaaatatttatactgatcaatttataataacaaattgtTAATTTATGGTGGAAAATTAGGacaaatattaattgttattagaacaaattttctaattcaGAACTAAGTGTTATATGGTTTGTATTTGTAAAGGAAAAGTTAccttaaaatcaattttcttttgatcTACCAATAAATCTTGTTCGTCTTTGTAATTCCAGTTAATCTTTGCAATGTTGTTGGTACATTTCACATATTCAACCAACTCAACTGGtctgaaattttttgtatatacgtcGGCATTCAAAAATGTACACAAATCTGATACGTTGCCTATAGTGGCGCTCATGGCAATTATTTGTATATTGGCTGAAAGTAAAGAATATTAATTCATTTCGGGCAATATGAAGATTCCATTTAGaggtatagaaaatatataatatgtgtctcaacaaatattttgtttctccaAGAGTAAATTGTAATTGCCATTAGACAGTTCAGTGTAACATTTATAgttagaattatttttacattgaaaatctCATTTAGATTGTAGTTGTTATATTAGGCTCTTATTATAgtaatatataagatttaagagatataacaaatatactgaacacaatgtttacactaccactaccccaacactaacaattacaggTTTTCCttctgtctctgaagacgataacttggttatcgaaacgcgcgtcaaacagtgtaattgtgagtgttggtgtagtgtaaacagtgtgttcagtatgagtatcaccaacgattccagaaattacATCTTAGATATAACAAatagttttacaattttttttcaagccCTACAACTTTTATTCTTCTTGAATTACGTGTTCTGtgagtttttatcaattttctttataatttttgataatgactGCATTAAAAGTTGCCGAACATATATTCTTCTATTTGTGCCAAACTAATCTTGACTGAAATCAATTCGCCATCaaagaaaattagtttcttggtGTTGACATCGATAGCATATTCCTCAGATGCTGATGAATattctatatattattatttttttcaattatccaTGGGTTTTTTGACCTTAAATGATATTATCCAAAATTACGAAATAAgtccaaaaattgaaaaaaatacaaaaacatcattaattttttgtggtAATCTTTGGTAGACTTTGACACTGATTCATTTCCCCCCAGTATGGGTTATTATTACAAACAGCATTAcccaattaattattaaaagatTCGATAAACGAATGgactaaaaaaatgatttttataaaacttttatttgaacaaaaatgacttttcttaAGCTAATCTTGTGATTATTTGgcgttttttatttgatttggttAAGAAATTGCTATTCAATGTTCAATTGTgtaaaaagttgattttttaaatttgatttgggCAAGAAATTTCTTTCATTAGTCTAATTTTGACTTTAAGTTTAATTTGGTTTAGGAATAGCTTTTAAAAGtctaatttggtcaaaaaatggtttGTCCCAATCAAATTTGTATACAAATGATTTCTTAAATTctaatttggtgaaaaattcgctttttaaatctaatttgccaaaaaatgaatttcgtAAGTTCTAAGTGACCAAAAATGGCTTCTGTGAGTCTAATTTGGTCGAGGAATGGTTTTGTCATATCTAATTTTTAAGAGAAAACATTTCCAAGCCTTATTGAGAcagaaatttagttttttctagtctagtttatcaattttatgaaCGTCTAAGCCTATCATATTCACGGCCATTCTGTGTACCACTTATTAAAAGTGTAGAAAATTATCCAGAGAAACTTGTTTGTACATTCTTTGTACAGAAAGTTTTGTAATTCACATTTATGTGTTggtgaaaaattgatgaaaccCAAAATAGACGACGTAAACTTGTGAACAGAAATAGTTGGTAAACTATTAAGTCCACACATtaagaatttttacaaaatgattttGCATCAATTTTAGATGATGTTTCCATAGAAGTTTGAGAAGACTAATGGTTTGTATCACCACTTTCTAATTGTTATATTCagcaaattttgagaaaatgtaCTATCTCAACGGCATCAAGTTCCTGTTAAGTATTACttacattttaaaaacataattttcgtGAGAGCTGCTTCCAATATAGGTCCTCGTCCATCTTCTCCGATTAAATGAAATTCATCGACAACTATGAGACCTATCTCATGTAGTCTTCGCGTTTCAATTAGACTATTAATAATACCTAAAGCTTTTTCGATTGTAGCAacatatattgaattttttcttcgtcGTTGTCTAGGCGGATAAACTCCTTTACTAGAAGCATACTCTTCCACTAAAAAATCTAAAGCAACACCAAATGGTGATATAGCCCATACCTACAGGAAAACAAACACTGTATATTTTTCCTCAAATACTTAATGTATTTTAGATGTATCCTCTTATTACTATTCTTGTATTAGTTGCCTAAAGACCACTTAActcaaaataaatgagaaactAGCCACATGTCCAGGTTTCAATCAAATAGTTAAGCATATTATGCCTTTGTCTGTTGTAGGGTTACACAGTGGTGGCGATTAGACGTTAGAAACGGGGGGGGGGCAAGATAAAATCTAAGAATAAAAATGGCAAGAGAAAGAAACCTACTGCCCTTTACTAGATAATGCaagaaaaactaaatacatTTGTAATTGTCATAGGTTGTTTAATTAAatcatcaagaaaaatataagtGTCATTGCTTTAAAACAATGTCGATATTTTTAACTGCTAGTCTAACTAAATATAATAAGCGTTGTTGGAACATAAAATTCCTCAAATAGTTTTGGATGCATTTAAAGACACTGAAGATCGTTTTTAGGTTGAAGTGGATACAGAGTTAGTCAAAAACAGTTCAAAGTTGTGTCCTTCAGTGAAAAACTTTTGGAACTTTTCTTCAGCTCTCAAACCATTTATGAACATTAGTACGCATCAGCTACCTGCACTACTACATGAATGAATACATAATTTCTCTAATGTATGTCCcatagtcaatttttttttaataatggcAATATCTACTAAGTGATAAAACTACTTCTAGATTGAACCAATTATACAATTGAGATATAATATAACATACCTTCTCTTGAACAATGGACACATAtggtaaaatgaaaatagcatTTTTTTTATAGCACAGCAACTCTCTGAACATTAAAATTTCAGCTACCAAGGTCTTCCCTCCGCTTGTGGGCAAAGCATATatcaaattctttttattttctattgctGGAAGTTTTAAGCATTCTTCTTGCCAATCTAAAAGAATAAAAGTATACAGATAGTAAATAAAGAAAGCCGCGTGAGGTTATCCACGGATTTCTACctcgaatattttatataaagtaaaCTGAACTTTTGCGAAAAAATGTCAATAGAGGAGATATATAATGACATTATAACAGGTTATATAATTTTGCTACCAATAATAAAGTagataaaaaattctattacaAGTTCAGCTAATTAGAAAACAATTAACAAACAATTatgatgtaagtatttttaataacgacaaaaaaattcataaagtttaCGTTTGAGCGCTGACACGCATCGTTCATCTTGATATCGAAGCcccaaaatttttcaaattttctttaacaCGTTGAGTTCCAGTGTGGTCCATATGCCCGCAACTGGACTTTCCCCACTGCCCAGAACAGTCCTATGGACCCCACGACGTATTTTATTTCGAACCTTCTTCATGGCCCAAGGAACCATATTTAAATATGTGGTTTTCCAGTTTGGTTGAACCGTCCTGAGTCCTTGTAACATTACCTTACACTTGATccttttgttttttcatgatttttgttACTGTACCATACACAATCTCTTCTTACCTTGTGATCTTTCGTCACTAGACAATaggtttttttttagttttggcaTCTCTTAATCAGCAACATCCGTAGTTTCTTTCATCAGTAACTTCTTTGCTACTAATTTCAGAATAAGTAATTGctatattcttttttgttattcttttataaaGGCATTTAGCATTTCTGTACCAAATAACATCTCAATAGCAATTTTCCTATGCTCATTCAACATCCTTTTCAAAGAAATGCTGTAACTTGCTATTTGAGATCTATAGAAGATTTGCCTATGTTATAGTCGACCACAGCTTAAGACTTTACAATCATTGCTGATCGTCTGTCAATGCTTATTTTTTCATCAGCATACTTTGTAGAAAGCATCATTATCTTTTTAGTATTGTTATTGCCTTATCGTTTTCTTTTCTAgtaatttaatttcttcaacttcttcTGTACAATGTCTATGGGTAGTCCTATTTTTTTGCAATGTCTCCAATAAATGGGTTTGGTTTCCTTGAAGCTTTCTGGCTAACTCCAAACTTGTATAATACatacaaaaaacataatttttttcactttttattcaaaatagattttttcattatttttcctatGGAgtgtaaaaacataaaaaattttgtatttaattataatcaaaacatttgaaattctACAAGTTAATggtcatttataaatattaaaaataatagtggCCCAAGTACTGAGTCCTGGGCCACTCTAGAAGACGCGTTAATTTCTATGGAGTTAAAACCATGGTAAATGACATAAAAAAGTTGGCAAATAAATCAGTTAAGCCAATGTAGGATAACTAAGTCAGAAGAATGCCTAGTTCACATTAACCAGTATTGACCTTCTTATCAGCCTGAATCATTTAGTCAATAGAATACCATGAAGTATAAAAACCTTCAAATGatcacatatttttattatcaatatggTACAATTTGCTCAGGCAAATTTGAAACAAgagaattatatttcaatagtgaaatatgataattgttttaataaattcatttttcttaccTTGAAATTAGTGCCTATGTATAGAAATGTTATGGTTATGAAAGTCTCGCAATAAGATAGAATTTTGTCATGTAATCCTGCAGCAGGGGGTATAGCATTCTCTGTTATTTATTTAGATGGTGCTATGTTGTTAATAGTTCAATACagaatacattgaaaatataaaaatcagaTAAACATACCATAAAGTTCTTCTATTCCTTTGAATTGCTTGATTAGATTCTTAACATTTAAAGGCAGTCCAAAGAAAGGGCCCAGACTACAAAATGTTGCATATGCTTCACTAGAGCTTAAATTCAAtgtttcaatttgtttcttctttctttctATACAAGTTTTTGTGGAATTATTAATAAGTGCTTTTCTAATAAGAGTACCAAAACTTGAATTTAAATTAGAACTAGTAAGTTGTAATTCTTCACTGTCATTTCCTCTATCTGTTTTATTGGAGAAAGCttcattgttttcattgaatattatatCTAATATTTCTTCTGGGacattaacttttatttcaacCTCTCCCATTGCACATATAGAATTCTCAATCTGCTCAAATAATTCACTAACTTCTTTTCTATATTCTGTGGTAACGTGTTCATTCTCAAATAGAATAGATCGTTCTGCTATTTCTTGGTCTATCTTATTTTCTTTGACACTTTCCTTAGATTTCAATCTTTCTTGGAAGCATAATTTCAAAGGTGTAGCAGATTTTTCATCTCCAACTTTCTGTTTACTATAATCATCcttgtttacatttttattctcatttattCGTTTATTATTTTCAGTGTTGTGATTGGGGAGTTTCTCTTCTAATTTAGCTTCTATTTTTTGCAATGTTTGAGTATCAGGAAAGGAAGGAAatatatcatcatcatcatcattctgTGGGCATTCTCTTGTTATTTGCTTACTTACATTTGTTGAAACACAAGCATTACCCAGGTAACTAGCAAAAGCGTCAAATCCATCATTATCTCCAAATTTAGCTGAAATTTGATaggtatttattgaaaattatatgtaaaagtagttgaaaattatttactatttgCAGACctagatttgaaatattaatattgtaaaaaattcttgtaatatagAACAAGTGGAGGTTGCATCCCCAAGCCATAGATATAGTAGAGGATCTCTCTCTAAATCAAAAGAATATGAAGACAAGAATATCTAGCCAATCTCAATTTAGTAGAAATAgcttaatatttatatttaaaaacttatatacTGAAATTAAGGTAATTCTTAATAGATATCAGACATTAAAATTAcatagaataaaattgaaaattaatggtTTCAAAATCAACGTGAttcttgaattttcaaattcactgagagaaattagtttttattactATTGACCGCTTAATATTAGCAGAAAATTCTTCacatcaaaaaagaaaaatgtcctgatttttcccaaattttcaTATGTACATTATAACTAAAGAATGTTCAACATacttttacattaaaaattttcttacctTCTGTTTTACCCATTTCTGCTTCTATTAAAGTACTAATATTCACAGAGCCCAAAGTATTATCAAAGGTGTCTTCTGATAATTCTTTTTCTGTCAAATCAGTAGATgtttcactttttctttttttggatTCATGATTAATCGGTAAACAAAGCACCGCAAGTTTTTCATCAACAATAGattctaatgaattttctaCAAAGCTGCTTGTTCCTTTATCGCAATAGGAATTAAAACCACTTGAAGTTCTGTGAAAATAGCTGGacactttattttttaatataggacctttttttattgtttcttctgGGTAATTCTCTTCACATTTTCTTTTATCACTTCCactttttaccttttttgaaacagaagGACAGTTTTCCATAATGTTTTTACACAGTAAATTATAACAGAAAGACCatatatattctaaaatattttgaaatttattatagttaACCGGgtaaacataacctataaaaaataGATACCGCTTCTTTTTTCGAATACAATGAGCAACATTGTTTCATTCAACAAGTCAATTTgacttttttcttgaaaatcttGTGTGGCTATAAGAATTCTTCGAAATTAGGTTATTCGTTTTTACAGAGATTTTATTCggaaaataaatattcgaaaatatataattggtaGTGTCTAATCCGATTGAAGATAATACCAATCAACTATGTAGTTTGTAAAAGTATCTATTCACCACCAGACACCATCTCCACTTCTATTTGGGAACCATCATTTAGGTGTATGAAGCTGTACTCAAGaagttaaaaaattaaacaaacagaCAAGGAGCATAGGAAAAAGCGGAACAGAGCGAAAAACATGTTTCGTAATGAGAAACGAGCATTTGAACAATAGGAACTGGAAGCATCGGTAGAGGTATTTGACGCTGATgaatcatttaaattttatgtCGAACTAAAAAGAATGAACATAGGATGCAATTCTCAGGTTACCGC encodes:
- the LOC130452697 gene encoding helicase POLQ-like; this encodes MENCPSVSKKVKSGSDKRKCEENYPEETIKKGPILKNKVSSYFHRTSSGFNSYCDKGTSSFVENSLESIVDEKLAVLCLPINHESKKRKSETSTDLTEKELSEDTFDNTLGSVNISTLIEAEMGKTEAKFGDNDGFDAFASYLGNACVSTNVSKQITRECPQNDDDDDIFPSFPDTQTLQKIEAKLEEKLPNHNTENNKRINENKNVNKDDYSKQKVGDEKSATPLKLCFQERLKSKESVKENKIDQEIAERSILFENEHVTTEYRKEVSELFEQIENSICAMGEVEIKVNVPEEILDIIFNENNEAFSNKTDRGNDSEELQLTSSNLNSSFGTLIRKALINNSTKTCIERKKKQIETLNLSSSEAYATFCSLGPFFGLPLNVKNLIKQFKGIEELYDWQEECLKLPAIENKKNLIYALPTSGGKTLVAEILMFRELLCYKKNAIFILPYVSIVQEKVWAISPFGVALDFLVEEYASSKGVYPPRQRRRKNSIYVATIEKALGIINSLIETRRLHEIGLIVVDEFHLIGEDGRGPILEAALTKIMFLKSNIQIIAMSATIGNVSDLCTFLNADVYTKNFRPVELVEYVKCTNNIAKINWNYKDEQDLLVDQKKIDFKYSESILKLDPDFLGGLVMEVIPNGSCLVFCASKKNCENVANLLCKICKPDLKKYKKEEKQQLLHALKDESGKLCDILSISVQYGIAYHHSGLTSDERRIIEEGFRAGIIYVICCTSTLAAGVNLPAQRVILRSPYIGKDFINLSRYKQMVGRAGRAGLGETGESILICQPLDLPKVKDLLMSPMNKAMSNMHMNDGKGLRHLLLSCISLGVANTRVQLQEVAAHTLLAVQKNVLDVDIKKITDAVIKNLFKLGALKDYASKVKEKDISTGLADVSVKMDTSLQDTPVSESTETHSKKKRIVLTNDTKLVVSELGCAAIKGGLELSRAHMLYEDLFEAQSCLVLQGHLHLLYLVTPYQTADQIKPNNQVYYEVFTRLEPSELKVARTLGLNESIAVRMLSNNPIKTVPERVLNRFYLTLMLYDLWNEMPVFQVSEKYQINRGIVQNLMTAAATFASNVVNFCEQLEEFWAYAYLLKGMSQRLSHCCVKELLPLMDLPAVKQSRAKQLYNAGFKTLQSIAKANANALVENIEFMSLRVANQLIAASKMLLLEKVENLREEAEDVLDGVDVPRDRV